A window of Phyllobacterium sp. T1293 contains these coding sequences:
- a CDS encoding HU family DNA-binding protein — translation MNTSDLIEKLVADQGLTKVQSKAIVDSVLKGITDAVVAGDEVSLPGFGKFKVQSRAAREGRNPATGATIKIAASKKVAFQPAKALKDALNG, via the coding sequence ATGAATACGTCCGATCTTATCGAGAAGCTCGTCGCTGATCAGGGTCTTACAAAGGTTCAGTCCAAGGCGATTGTAGATAGCGTTCTTAAGGGCATCACCGATGCCGTCGTCGCAGGCGACGAAGTTTCGCTGCCAGGCTTCGGCAAGTTCAAGGTACAGTCGCGCGCCGCTCGCGAAGGCCGTAACCCTGCAACTGGCGCAACGATCAAGATCGCAGCCTCCAAGAAGGTTGCCTTCCAGCCTGCAAAGGCTCTGAAGGATGCCCTTAACGGCTAA
- a CDS encoding LysR family transcriptional regulator produces the protein MKWRFDDLLTFLDVMETGSITLSAARLNLSKSVVSKRITDLEAALGTELFQRSPRKLLATDNAHAFVERVRPLVRDIMEAADTAGERYSAIRGTLRITAPMTFGTFYLSRMIADFARQYPDLEIAVELDDRMVDLVRGGFDVGVRIGILKDSSLIARKLCTDARVICCSPAFAAANGLPKTLDELGSFACIDYSNVNTSQLWQFENPVSSSEPVSVAMHGRIVANNGEAMRDMAIAGLGLVRLPMFIAADALRNGTLISVLPQVKPLPYRIHAVYPPTRHVSAKVRAFIDHLARHIGEPPIWQMPDALRTGQP, from the coding sequence ATGAAATGGCGCTTCGACGATTTACTGACTTTTCTTGATGTCATGGAGACCGGCAGCATCACTTTGAGTGCCGCGCGGCTTAACCTGTCAAAATCGGTTGTCAGCAAACGCATCACCGATCTTGAGGCGGCACTGGGTACGGAACTGTTCCAGCGCTCGCCGCGCAAGCTGCTCGCCACGGATAACGCCCACGCCTTTGTCGAACGCGTCCGCCCGCTGGTGCGCGACATTATGGAGGCGGCTGATACGGCAGGTGAACGCTACAGCGCCATTCGCGGCACTTTGCGCATTACCGCGCCCATGACCTTCGGTACTTTCTATCTCAGCCGTATGATCGCAGATTTTGCCCGGCAATATCCGGATCTTGAAATCGCCGTCGAGCTTGATGACCGCATGGTCGATCTTGTGCGTGGCGGTTTCGACGTTGGCGTTCGCATCGGTATTCTCAAGGATTCAAGTCTGATTGCCCGCAAACTCTGCACGGACGCACGCGTCATTTGTTGCAGTCCGGCTTTTGCAGCGGCGAACGGGTTGCCCAAAACCTTAGATGAACTTGGCTCGTTCGCCTGTATCGATTATTCGAACGTGAATACCAGCCAGCTCTGGCAATTTGAGAATCCTGTATCGTCAAGCGAACCGGTTTCCGTCGCCATGCATGGGCGCATCGTCGCCAATAATGGTGAGGCCATGCGCGACATGGCCATTGCCGGACTGGGACTGGTGCGGCTGCCCATGTTCATCGCGGCTGACGCCTTGCGCAATGGAACGCTCATCTCAGTCCTGCCGCAAGTCAAGCCGCTGCCCTACCGTATCCATGCGGTCTACCCACCGACACGGCATGTATCGGCCAAGGTCAGGGCCTTTATCGATCACCTTGCGCGCCATATTGGGGAGCCGCCAATATGGCAAATGCCCGACGCTCTGCGGACTGGTCAGCCCTGA
- a CDS encoding ring-cleaving dioxygenase has protein sequence MSLQLTGIHHLTAITANAPENLRFYTKTLGLRLVKKTVNQDDTSAYHLFYADGEATPGTDLTFFDWPVGPEQRGTHSISRTGLRVGSKASLDWWKARFIELGVKSGEVTEIGGYDSLDFEDGEGQRFRLINDGGAAPSHPWEKSPVPAEHQIRGLGPITISVPDITNTEAILLHVMNMRQTSSYPSPDGAGHVHVFSMGEGGPAAELHVAVQPGLPVARQGAGAVHHVAFRAPDVQQLHEWTERLKSFRMPSSGEVERYYFRSLYFREPNGILFEIATDGPGFTVDEPLETLGEGLSLPPFLEGKRASIEANLKPLV, from the coding sequence ATGTCCTTACAATTGACCGGCATCCATCATCTGACTGCCATTACGGCGAATGCTCCGGAGAACCTGCGTTTCTACACGAAGACCCTCGGCCTGCGGCTTGTCAAAAAGACAGTCAATCAGGATGATACAAGTGCCTACCATCTGTTCTATGCGGACGGTGAAGCAACGCCCGGCACCGATTTGACCTTTTTCGACTGGCCTGTCGGCCCGGAACAGCGCGGCACGCATAGTATCTCACGCACAGGTTTGCGTGTTGGCAGCAAAGCCAGCCTCGACTGGTGGAAGGCACGCTTTATCGAGCTTGGCGTCAAATCAGGTGAAGTCACCGAAATCGGTGGCTACGACTCGCTGGATTTCGAAGATGGCGAAGGCCAGCGGTTTCGCCTGATCAATGATGGCGGCGCAGCCCCTTCGCATCCATGGGAGAAAAGCCCGGTTCCGGCTGAACACCAGATTCGCGGCCTTGGACCGATCACCATCAGCGTGCCCGATATCACCAATACGGAAGCCATCCTTCTGCATGTGATGAACATGCGCCAGACCAGTAGCTATCCGTCCCCCGATGGGGCCGGTCATGTGCATGTGTTTTCGATGGGCGAGGGCGGTCCTGCTGCCGAACTGCATGTGGCGGTGCAGCCCGGTCTTCCGGTGGCGCGGCAGGGAGCGGGCGCTGTGCATCACGTGGCATTCCGCGCGCCGGATGTGCAGCAATTGCATGAATGGACCGAAAGGCTGAAGAGTTTCCGTATGCCGTCGAGCGGTGAGGTCGAGCGCTACTACTTCCGCTCGCTCTATTTCCGCGAGCCCAATGGCATTCTGTTCGAGATTGCCACGGATGGTCCGGGCTTCACCGTCGATGAGCCTTTGGAAACACTGGGCGAAGGATTGTCGCTGCCGCCATTCCTTGAGGGAAAGCGGGCTTCCATCGAAGCGAACCTGAAGCCTCTGGTCTAA